A genome region from Chryseobacterium sp. G0186 includes the following:
- a CDS encoding DUF2624 family protein, which translates to MSKAKEIKKIPIEEVIEYFRSEGMELTKEEAELIMEFLYNLTLMVIKKYFDTDQK; encoded by the coding sequence ATGTCTAAGGCAAAAGAAATCAAAAAAATACCAATAGAGGAAGTTATTGAATATTTCCGCTCTGAAGGCATGGAGCTTACAAAGGAAGAAGCTGAATTGATAATGGAGTTTCTTTACAATCTTACACTGATGGTCATTAAAAAGTATTTCGATACTGATCAGAAATGA
- a CDS encoding helix-turn-helix domain-containing protein produces MEQKIHQGRNVKRFREMLGIKQEALAFDLGEDWNQKKISLLEQKDIIEDDLLKAISTALKIPVEAFQNFDEELAVNVIANTFGDHSIGFQRNDNPTFHPVEQILKIHEEKIALYERMLKEKEEMMERLEKLISK; encoded by the coding sequence ATGGAACAGAAAATACATCAGGGAAGAAACGTGAAGCGCTTTAGAGAAATGCTTGGTATAAAACAGGAGGCTTTAGCTTTTGACTTGGGCGAAGACTGGAATCAAAAGAAAATTTCTTTGTTGGAACAGAAAGATATAATCGAAGATGATTTATTGAAAGCAATTTCTACCGCACTAAAAATTCCTGTGGAAGCTTTTCAGAACTTTGATGAGGAACTTGCTGTCAATGTTATTGCTAATACGTTCGGGGATCATAGTATTGGATTTCAAAGAAATGACAATCCAACGTTTCATCCAGTTGAGCAAATTTTAAAAATACACGAAGAAAAGATTGCCTTGTATGAAAGAATGTTAAAGGAGAAAGAGGAAATGATGGAAAGACTAGAAAAATTAATCAGTAAATAA
- a CDS encoding ATP-dependent nuclease has translation MYLHNIKLWNFRKFGTDGSFILDSPNLDLNFTKGLNVLIGENDSGKTAIIDAIKLALKTHASEWIKPEREDFYKNSKRFRIELVFKDITIEEAKNFTEWLSWEGEGENSEPILIMYYESTKINDKIVTFDLKAGLSEEGYILNSDAKEFLKATYLKPLRDAKSELIPKKASRLSQIFEKHEAFKNKENDHLLIDIFKNFNSSIASYFKGLESDETTVLSDLNGKELKDEIDKYLKSFYDNSKETDIKVSEAKLRNILEKLELLVKDEINVGLGTLNRLFMSSELVHLNKRDWDGIRLGLVEELEAHLHPQAQMQIIESLQKHTDIQLILTTHSPNLASKVKLENLIICTKNYAFPLGEDYTKLKRTDYPFLERFLDVTKSNLFFAKGLIFVEGISEEIIIPALADKLFELREISNSLTSSSVSIVPIGNTAFLRYSKIFLRTKLPHIDIPISIVNDLDLRPVEYAYKYNITEDKLLAKNIITKYNPSDFIIQKKSTIESQSIKAFISNFWTLEYCIAMHPILRRILFKAIVQCLEEIRADNYSGENESKKGIKDISLLNFERRWDDFIANKSDEQIAFDIMYYFIIDKKEISKSMIAMYFAQFLKTDVIIREDILVRDNPIQYLVDAIKYATRND, from the coding sequence ATGTACTTACATAATATTAAACTGTGGAATTTTAGAAAATTTGGAACAGATGGAAGCTTTATTTTAGATAGCCCTAATTTAGATTTAAACTTTACAAAGGGCTTAAATGTTTTGATTGGAGAAAATGATTCTGGCAAAACAGCAATTATAGATGCAATTAAACTAGCTTTGAAAACACACGCCTCTGAGTGGATTAAACCCGAAAGAGAAGACTTTTATAAAAATTCTAAACGATTTAGAATAGAGTTAGTATTCAAGGATATAACTATTGAAGAAGCTAAAAACTTTACCGAATGGCTTTCTTGGGAAGGTGAAGGAGAGAATTCTGAGCCAATACTTATTATGTATTACGAATCAACAAAGATCAACGATAAAATTGTAACATTTGATCTTAAAGCAGGATTGTCTGAAGAAGGGTATATATTAAATTCAGATGCTAAAGAATTTCTAAAAGCTACATATCTCAAACCTTTACGAGATGCGAAATCAGAATTAATTCCAAAAAAGGCATCTCGATTATCACAAATTTTTGAAAAACACGAAGCGTTTAAAAATAAAGAAAACGATCATCTTTTGATAGATATTTTCAAAAATTTTAATTCAAGTATTGCCTCATATTTTAAAGGTTTAGAGAGTGACGAGACAACAGTTTTGAGTGACTTAAATGGCAAAGAACTTAAAGACGAAATAGATAAATACTTAAAATCTTTTTATGATAATTCTAAAGAGACAGATATAAAAGTTTCAGAAGCAAAGCTTAGAAATATTTTAGAAAAACTAGAATTATTAGTAAAAGATGAAATTAATGTAGGGCTAGGCACATTAAATAGACTTTTTATGTCATCCGAATTGGTTCATCTTAACAAAAGAGATTGGGACGGCATTCGCTTGGGACTTGTGGAAGAATTGGAAGCGCATTTGCATCCGCAAGCTCAGATGCAAATCATAGAATCATTACAAAAACATACCGACATTCAATTGATTTTAACGACTCATAGCCCTAATTTAGCATCAAAGGTAAAGTTGGAAAATTTAATTATTTGTACAAAGAACTACGCATTTCCTTTAGGAGAAGATTACACAAAATTGAAAAGAACCGACTATCCATTCTTAGAAAGATTTTTGGATGTAACAAAGTCAAATCTTTTCTTTGCTAAAGGGTTAATTTTTGTAGAAGGCATTTCAGAAGAAATTATTATCCCAGCTTTAGCAGATAAGCTTTTTGAATTAAGAGAAATAAGTAATAGCCTTACCTCTTCTTCTGTATCAATAGTACCTATAGGAAACACTGCATTCTTAAGATATTCCAAAATTTTCTTAAGAACAAAATTACCACACATAGATATTCCCATTAGTATAGTAAATGATTTGGATTTGCGACCTGTAGAATATGCGTACAAATACAATATCACTGAAGATAAACTGCTCGCAAAAAATATTATAACGAAATATAATCCGTCCGATTTTATAATACAAAAGAAATCCACCATAGAATCGCAATCGATCAAAGCATTCATTAGTAATTTCTGGACTTTAGAATATTGTATTGCAATGCACCCGATATTGAGAAGGATTCTTTTTAAGGCAATCGTTCAATGTCTAGAGGAAATAAGAGCTGATAACTATTCTGGAGAAAATGAAAGTAAAAAAGGAATAAAAGATATTTCTCTGCTTAATTTCGAAAGAAGATGGGATGATTTTATTGCAAACAAAAGTGATGAGCAGATCGCTTTTGATATTATGTATTATTTTATAATCGATAAAAAAGAAATTTCTAAATCTATGATTGCTATGTATTTCGCACAATTTTTAAAAACTGACGTTATTATCCGTGAAGACATTTTAGTGCGAGATAATCCTATTCAATATTTAGTAGATGCAATAAAATATGCTACAAGGAATGATTAA
- a CDS encoding UvrD-helicase domain-containing protein — MLQGMINISDSDIKYAESILLPAGKTFDVQRVDFIKNLETLDLLAVPGSGKTTVLLAKLLILETKLPLESNRGILILSHTNTAIDEIRERIGKHCPKLFSYPNFIGTIQSFVDQFLAIPYYQIKYKRKILRIDNEIYNETVERNLKLNLSNYTVQQGKNAKSFLRANTGLLYKYRLLFDSGSLKILSGLNKSPITIAKPKRGKNRQDFTQEEKNKVAQWMISFKTKILAQGILHFDDAYLLAEIYLHRYPKIKNIIQHRFKFVFIDEMQDVDLHQYNLLEKIFYDSDNSLSKYQRIGDKNQAIYTNEVALEEIWSLRNNGRIKNINGSQRLSPKIAELVNCFALSREGNFSLEGHNDSCNLKPHIIIFTLENIQQVIPKFSELIQTYITSGEILVNSKNKYKVIGWTKEKPTEGNRLAIKHYFENLSNENAKQKIDYENLDSYLVLFNREKKTLEPIRKSILNALIKILRLEGLYMSKSEMLRNLEISHYNEYISLKRNLYTWSINIIRKKDDETYMSLKTYIPTFLSCFGKSIQASNDFINNQSTIIAIQDTDNAIEQISNNKINIHGFDIDISTIHSVKGETHTATLYLETFYGNGNHNYESERLADQFKFINFDKTQKNHRQSSKMAYVGFSRPTNLLCIAVNKQRFELHLSDIDQQKWNIIEL; from the coding sequence ATGCTACAAGGAATGATTAATATTTCAGACAGTGACATAAAATATGCCGAAAGTATTTTACTCCCGGCGGGGAAAACTTTCGATGTACAGAGAGTTGATTTCATAAAAAATCTTGAAACATTAGATTTACTAGCCGTTCCGGGCAGTGGTAAAACAACAGTGCTTTTGGCTAAACTACTAATTTTAGAAACAAAACTACCCTTAGAAAGTAATAGAGGTATTTTAATTCTTTCGCATACGAATACTGCAATTGATGAAATAAGAGAGAGAATTGGTAAACATTGTCCTAAATTATTTTCGTATCCAAATTTCATTGGAACAATCCAAAGTTTTGTAGATCAATTTTTAGCGATTCCCTACTATCAAATCAAATACAAAAGAAAAATTTTAAGAATTGATAATGAGATTTATAACGAGACCGTGGAGAGGAATCTAAAATTAAATTTATCAAATTATACTGTACAACAGGGTAAAAATGCTAAATCTTTTCTTCGTGCAAATACTGGATTGCTGTATAAATACAGACTACTATTTGATAGTGGTTCATTAAAAATATTAAGTGGCTTAAACAAATCGCCTATTACAATAGCAAAACCAAAAAGGGGAAAGAATCGGCAGGATTTTACTCAAGAAGAAAAAAATAAAGTCGCACAGTGGATGATTTCTTTTAAAACAAAGATTCTAGCGCAAGGTATATTACATTTTGATGATGCATATCTATTAGCCGAAATATATTTACATAGATATCCTAAAATTAAAAATATAATACAGCATCGCTTTAAATTTGTCTTTATCGATGAAATGCAAGATGTAGATTTACATCAATATAATCTTCTTGAAAAAATATTTTATGATTCCGACAACAGTTTGTCAAAGTATCAGAGAATTGGAGACAAAAATCAGGCTATATACACAAATGAAGTAGCATTGGAAGAAATTTGGTCTCTCAGAAATAATGGTAGAATTAAAAATATTAATGGAAGCCAACGACTTTCTCCTAAAATAGCAGAGCTTGTAAACTGTTTTGCATTAAGCAGAGAAGGGAATTTTAGTTTAGAAGGACATAATGATTCTTGTAATTTAAAACCACATATTATTATTTTTACGTTAGAAAATATTCAACAAGTAATCCCTAAATTTTCTGAACTAATACAAACCTATATAACTTCGGGCGAAATTCTCGTTAATTCAAAAAACAAATATAAAGTTATAGGGTGGACAAAGGAAAAGCCTACTGAAGGAAATAGGCTGGCTATTAAACATTATTTTGAAAATTTATCGAATGAAAATGCAAAACAAAAGATAGACTACGAAAATTTAGATTCTTACTTGGTTTTATTCAATCGCGAAAAGAAAACTTTAGAACCTATCCGGAAAAGCATATTAAATGCCCTTATTAAAATCTTAAGACTAGAAGGGTTGTATATGTCTAAAAGCGAAATGCTAAGAAATTTAGAAATTTCACATTATAATGAATATATCTCCTTGAAAAGAAATTTATATACATGGAGTATAAATATTATAAGAAAAAAAGATGACGAAACCTACATGTCATTAAAAACCTATATACCTACGTTTTTATCCTGTTTTGGAAAATCAATTCAGGCTTCTAACGATTTTATTAATAATCAATCTACAATTATTGCTATACAGGATACTGATAATGCTATTGAGCAAATTAGCAACAATAAAATAAATATACACGGATTTGATATAGATATTTCTACGATTCATTCTGTGAAAGGTGAAACACATACCGCGACTTTATATCTCGAAACTTTTTATGGAAATGGAAATCATAATTATGAAAGTGAAAGACTTGCTGATCAATTCAAATTTATTAATTTTGATAAAACACAGAAAAATCACAGACAATCATCTAAAATGGCGTACGTTGGATTTTCTCGACCAACAAATTTATTATGCATTGCTGTAAATAAGCAAAGGTTTGAATTACACCTAAGTGATATTGATCAACAAAAATGGAATATTATTGAGTTATAG
- a CDS encoding HNH endonuclease, translated as MKNFLDYYELYSSTENAVEKFDKNLQNKICRFCNQTDQSKFNSIPHIIPELFGKNKVTSNFECDDCNKKFQKYENDAATMIQHYLSLLGLKTKKGIPTFQSSKKKDESSTKLKAEGNQRYFNFSTNLNDFEYHGEQNKLTVRFRTRKFSPYSVYKVLFKVGISLLKENDILENKHYLELINSENPILNGIQFFTVYRYMLKTIYFKQPKAFLYRAKNVLIAKNEIPEYTLVIQFANIVIQLFLPISKNNDDTHNKENGLVLELFPSFLYDDINQITNIEIFQMNLAETAKVSITDEIVMYYDKKERVE; from the coding sequence GTGAAAAATTTTTTAGATTATTATGAATTATATAGCTCTACAGAAAATGCTGTAGAAAAATTCGATAAAAATTTACAAAATAAAATATGTAGATTTTGTAATCAAACAGATCAATCAAAATTTAATTCTATTCCTCATATCATTCCCGAACTTTTTGGAAAAAACAAGGTTACCTCAAATTTTGAATGTGATGATTGTAATAAGAAGTTTCAAAAATATGAAAATGATGCTGCAACAATGATACAGCATTATTTAAGTTTACTAGGGTTAAAAACCAAAAAAGGTATTCCAACTTTTCAATCTAGTAAGAAAAAAGATGAATCATCAACAAAATTAAAGGCTGAGGGAAATCAAAGATATTTTAACTTTAGTACTAACTTAAATGACTTTGAGTATCATGGAGAACAAAATAAGTTGACAGTTAGGTTTCGAACAAGAAAATTTTCACCATATTCTGTTTATAAGGTTTTATTCAAAGTAGGAATATCACTTTTAAAGGAGAATGATATTTTAGAAAACAAACATTACCTAGAACTCATTAATTCGGAGAATCCAATTTTAAATGGGATTCAGTTTTTTACAGTATACAGGTATATGTTAAAAACTATCTATTTCAAACAGCCAAAAGCATTTTTATATCGAGCTAAAAATGTTCTAATAGCTAAAAATGAGATTCCAGAATATACTCTTGTTATTCAATTTGCTAACATAGTAATTCAGCTGTTTCTTCCTATAAGCAAAAATAATGATGATACTCATAACAAAGAAAATGGATTAGTACTAGAATTATTTCCATCTTTCTTGTATGACGATATTAATCAAATCACAAATATTGAAATATTCCAAATGAACTTAGCTGAAACAGCTAAAGTATCTATTACAGATGAAATTGTTATGTATTACGATAAAAAAGAAAGGGTAGAATAA
- a CDS encoding reverse transcriptase family protein: MSEKDLKALAQNPQQYYNVFIKKQKKPDGRIKRREITEAVGLLKKVHKLILKNILTKIEFPSPPFIGGLKSKDNILNAYFHKGKPYKFCTDLKNFYPHINNKMVYNAFVNYGFSADVASVLTKLTTYKGGLIQGGANSTHIAYLALWNTVKEIMPICDKKEITFTVYVDDMTFSSSTDFKELSIELRDIIIKNGFFVNHSKTFFTKGKADITGVKVGQNTLNVKDDFREKLNNLEGLSDLQKQGLERYYQRVITYGKS; the protein is encoded by the coding sequence ATGTCAGAAAAGGATTTGAAGGCTTTAGCTCAAAATCCACAACAATACTATAACGTTTTTATCAAAAAACAAAAGAAGCCTGATGGAAGGATTAAACGGAGAGAAATTACAGAAGCTGTTGGGTTGCTCAAAAAAGTTCACAAACTTATTTTGAAAAATATTTTGACAAAAATTGAATTTCCTTCTCCTCCTTTTATTGGTGGGCTGAAAAGTAAAGACAATATCTTGAATGCTTATTTTCATAAAGGCAAACCATACAAGTTTTGTACAGATTTAAAAAATTTTTATCCTCATATTAATAATAAAATGGTTTACAATGCATTTGTAAATTATGGATTTTCAGCTGATGTTGCTAGTGTATTAACAAAACTAACAACTTATAAGGGAGGACTGATACAAGGCGGAGCTAACAGTACCCATATTGCTTATTTAGCATTATGGAATACCGTAAAAGAAATTATGCCTATTTGTGATAAAAAAGAAATAACTTTCACTGTTTATGTAGATGATATGACATTCTCATCATCAACTGATTTTAAAGAGTTGTCAATTGAACTAAGAGATATTATTATTAAAAATGGTTTTTTTGTAAATCACAGTAAAACTTTTTTTACGAAAGGAAAAGCTGATATTACAGGAGTAAAAGTAGGACAGAATACGCTAAACGTTAAAGACGACTTTCGAGAAAAATTAAATAATCTTGAAGGGTTATCTGACTTACAAAAACAAGGATTAGAAAGATATTATCAAAGGGTTATTACTTATGGAAAGAGTTAA
- a CDS encoding helix-turn-helix domain-containing protein codes for MNIGQVIKDFRKQKGIKQGEFAELCKVSQTYLSLIENNQKEPNLSLLKTIAEQLEIPLPILFFLSLDENDVPEQKKDIFKILEPSLKGLIAQIYIDDPKS; via the coding sequence ATGAATATAGGTCAAGTAATAAAAGATTTCCGAAAACAGAAAGGTATAAAACAAGGAGAATTTGCAGAATTATGCAAAGTCTCACAAACATATCTTTCTCTTATCGAAAATAATCAGAAAGAACCTAATTTATCCTTGCTTAAAACAATTGCTGAGCAATTGGAAATTCCTTTGCCAATATTGTTTTTTTTAAGTTTGGATGAAAATGATGTTCCAGAACAAAAGAAAGATATATTTAAAATATTAGAGCCCTCATTAAAAGGTCTTATAGCACAAATATATATAGATGATCCAAAGTCTTAA
- a CDS encoding T9SS type A sorting domain-containing protein, translating to MKKNYLAALFICSALGLSAQEVLWQKDIKSSTQDFLSQVTTTIDQQYLITGSSIQADKLQQGNKQNNGYDFHVIKLNQQGEQAWEKYFSGQNHDYLSATVTTQDGGFLLTGTTYSGKGLDKKDDSRGGSDVWLIRINEFGDELWQKTLGGSSDEEARAVIQTTDLGFIVAGNVQNSPKGYGSKDVWITRLDKNGKELSQLILGGRGLDEVEKMIPTKDGGALLGVYSRSSAVPTQSNPIQDNKNTSDTRQLTAVHKQSENFGEGDYWIIKLDKTGKVEWEKNLGGKGDDHIRTLSLTSNGYLIGGESRSERSGNKTVGVEEGTDLWLVSLNERGDEQWQKSYTFGNRDLLMGMNAIQSQDVTKGILLGGYTQAEGRIEKDDETFWMLYLDGNGNEQWRKHVKGESRKREERLSDLRLNRDGSIILAGTSAEELGKENWKIVKLGDRQVNDLIEKYDIKIYPNPVSDYAYVEIGFDFKDADILLYDMSGRQLQNLKTRNRVTKINTQALVQGAYLVTIKTDNNKTANAKLIKK from the coding sequence ATGAAAAAAAATTATTTGGCTGCATTGTTTATATGTAGCGCCTTGGGATTATCTGCCCAGGAAGTGTTATGGCAAAAGGACATCAAATCCTCCACCCAGGACTTTCTAAGCCAGGTAACCACTACCATCGATCAGCAATACCTTATCACAGGAAGTTCCATTCAGGCCGACAAATTACAGCAAGGCAACAAGCAGAATAACGGCTACGACTTTCACGTCATCAAACTCAATCAGCAGGGAGAACAGGCCTGGGAGAAATACTTTTCAGGACAAAATCATGATTACCTTTCAGCCACCGTAACCACACAAGATGGCGGATTCCTGTTGACAGGAACTACTTATTCAGGAAAAGGACTGGATAAAAAAGACGATTCCAGGGGAGGCTCAGACGTATGGCTGATCAGAATCAATGAATTTGGGGATGAATTATGGCAGAAAACCCTTGGAGGTTCCTCCGATGAAGAAGCCAGAGCCGTTATCCAGACTACAGATCTCGGATTCATCGTGGCCGGAAACGTACAAAACTCCCCCAAAGGCTATGGTTCCAAGGATGTCTGGATTACCAGACTCGACAAGAACGGAAAAGAACTATCCCAACTGATTCTGGGCGGAAGAGGCCTTGACGAAGTTGAAAAGATGATCCCCACCAAGGATGGAGGCGCCTTACTGGGAGTCTATTCCCGAAGCTCAGCCGTACCCACTCAATCAAACCCTATCCAGGACAATAAAAATACATCTGATACCCGACAACTGACAGCTGTACACAAACAAAGCGAGAACTTCGGCGAGGGCGACTACTGGATCATCAAGCTCGACAAAACCGGAAAAGTAGAGTGGGAGAAGAACCTTGGCGGTAAGGGAGATGACCATATCAGAACCCTGTCATTAACCTCAAACGGCTACCTCATTGGTGGAGAATCCAGATCCGAAAGATCAGGAAACAAAACCGTTGGGGTTGAAGAGGGAACAGATCTTTGGCTGGTTTCCTTGAATGAACGTGGAGATGAGCAGTGGCAAAAATCCTACACCTTTGGAAACAGGGATCTATTAATGGGCATGAATGCCATTCAGAGCCAGGATGTAACCAAGGGAATCTTGCTGGGGGGCTATACCCAGGCTGAGGGAAGAATAGAGAAAGATGATGAGACATTCTGGATGCTGTATCTGGATGGAAACGGAAATGAGCAGTGGCGAAAACATGTAAAGGGAGAATCCAGAAAACGGGAGGAAAGACTTTCAGATTTGAGACTAAACCGTGATGGTTCCATAATTCTGGCAGGAACCAGTGCCGAAGAATTAGGCAAGGAGAACTGGAAGATTGTAAAACTGGGAGACAGGCAGGTTAATGACCTGATTGAGAAATACGACATCAAGATCTATCCAAACCCTGTATCCGATTATGCCTATGTAGAAATTGGCTTTGACTTCAAGGACGCTGATATTCTATTGTATGACATGAGCGGAAGACAGCTCCAGAACCTGAAAACCAGGAACAGAGTAACCAAGATCAATACCCAGGCCTTGGTTCAGGGAGCGTATCTGGTGACCATAAAAACTGATAATAATAAAACAGCGAATGCAAAGCTGATTAAGAAATAA